In Arthrobacter citreus, a genomic segment contains:
- the lexA gene encoding transcriptional repressor LexA — MARRTASEDSTNQPAASGTRARKGLTPRQKTVLEMIQRSVSTNGYPPTMREIGDTVGLASLSSVTHQLMQLEKLGYIRRDPKRPRAMEILIPLMLRDGQGAEPATAPGPEAPLQASAPAPAANLSGSGDNGHRPDSTAGLATVTELSTSVDTAMVPLVGRIAAGGPILAEQVVEDIMPLPRQLVGHGDLFMLRVSGDSMVDAAICDGDWVVVRRQPTAENGDIVAALLDDEATVKTFRQRNGHTWLLPQNTRYEPIVGDHAVIMGKVVSVMRSL; from the coding sequence GTGGCCCGCAGGACTGCTTCCGAAGACAGCACCAATCAGCCAGCTGCATCCGGCACCCGTGCGCGCAAAGGCCTCACTCCGCGGCAGAAGACCGTCCTGGAGATGATCCAGCGGTCCGTGAGCACCAACGGGTACCCGCCCACCATGCGGGAAATCGGGGACACCGTGGGATTGGCAAGTTTGTCCAGCGTGACGCATCAGCTGATGCAGCTGGAAAAGCTTGGCTACATCCGCCGGGATCCCAAACGGCCCCGGGCCATGGAAATCCTGATCCCCCTGATGCTGCGCGACGGACAGGGCGCCGAGCCGGCCACGGCCCCCGGCCCGGAAGCCCCGCTGCAGGCGTCAGCGCCGGCCCCGGCCGCCAACCTGTCCGGCAGCGGAGACAATGGCCACCGCCCGGACTCCACCGCCGGCCTGGCCACCGTCACCGAGCTGTCCACCTCGGTGGATACCGCCATGGTGCCCCTGGTGGGCCGGATCGCCGCCGGCGGGCCGATACTCGCCGAGCAGGTGGTTGAAGACATCATGCCGCTGCCGCGCCAGTTGGTGGGGCACGGCGATCTGTTCATGCTCCGGGTCTCGGGCGACTCCATGGTGGATGCCGCCATCTGTGACGGTGACTGGGTTGTGGTCCGCAGGCAGCCCACGGCCGAGAACGGCGACATCGTGGCTGCCCTGCTGGATGACGAAGCGACAGTCAAGACCTTCCGCCAGCGCAACGGCCACACGTGGCTGCTGCCGCAGAACACCCGCTACGAGCCCATCGTGGGCGACCACGCCGTCATCATGGGCAAGGTTGTCTCGGTGATGCGTTCCCTCTAG
- a CDS encoding histidinol-phosphate transaminase codes for MTEQLERLNRLPLRDDLRGLTPYGAPQLDVPILLNVNENTHGLPEKVRKAIVASVDRAVTGLNRYPDREFTELRERLAAYLGHGLGTDNIWAGNGSNEVLQQILQAFGGPGRTAMSFPPTYSMYPLLASGTGTRYVTGVRSDDFTLTAESAAEQVRQQAPNIIFLCTPNNPTGTALGLDVVEAVYEAGAASQAIVIVDEAYAEFFHAGTPSALQLLPGRERLIVSRTMSKAFALAGARVGYLAAAPEVTDALRLVRLPYHLSAITQATANAALEHADALLANVEAIKVQRDRIVAELLTLGLTPAPSDANFVFFGGLENPRAVWEGLLEAGVLVRDVGISGHLRVTAGTEPETSAFLTRLRELLAAGIR; via the coding sequence GTGACTGAACAGCTGGAAAGACTGAACCGACTTCCCCTGCGCGATGATCTCCGCGGCCTGACGCCTTACGGCGCCCCGCAGCTTGACGTGCCCATCCTGCTCAACGTCAACGAGAACACCCATGGCCTGCCCGAGAAGGTGCGGAAGGCCATCGTCGCATCGGTTGACCGCGCAGTGACCGGCTTGAACCGCTACCCGGACCGCGAATTCACCGAACTGCGTGAGCGCCTCGCCGCCTACCTCGGCCACGGACTGGGAACTGACAATATCTGGGCAGGGAACGGATCCAACGAAGTTCTCCAGCAAATCCTCCAGGCCTTCGGCGGCCCGGGCCGGACGGCGATGAGCTTCCCGCCCACCTATTCCATGTACCCGCTGCTGGCCAGCGGCACCGGCACCCGCTATGTGACCGGGGTGCGCAGCGACGACTTCACCCTCACGGCCGAATCCGCAGCGGAACAGGTCCGGCAGCAGGCACCGAACATCATTTTCCTCTGCACACCCAACAACCCCACCGGCACGGCCCTGGGACTGGATGTGGTGGAGGCGGTCTACGAAGCCGGGGCTGCCTCGCAGGCGATCGTGATCGTTGACGAGGCCTACGCCGAGTTCTTCCACGCCGGAACCCCCAGCGCACTGCAGCTGCTGCCCGGACGGGAACGCCTGATCGTCTCGCGGACCATGAGCAAGGCCTTCGCGCTGGCCGGTGCCCGCGTCGGCTACCTGGCGGCAGCCCCCGAAGTGACGGACGCCCTGCGGCTTGTGCGGCTGCCGTACCACCTGTCCGCCATTACGCAGGCCACCGCCAACGCTGCCCTGGAACACGCGGATGCATTGCTCGCCAACGTCGAAGCCATCAAGGTCCAGCGGGACCGCATCGTTGCGGAACTGCTCACCCTGGGCCTGACGCCTGCGCCGTCGGACGCCAACTTTGTCTTCTTCGGCGGACTCGAGAATCCCCGTGCCGTCTGGGAGGGGCTTCTGGAAGCCGGAGTGCTTGTGCGCGACGTCGGCATCAGCGGCCATTTGAGAGTCACGGCCGGCACGGAGCCCGAAACCAGTGCCTTCCTGACCCGGCTGCGCGAGCTGCTGGCCGCGGGCATCCGCTAA
- the hflX gene encoding GTPase HflX: protein MTINNSRPGTSGSAQPNTELSPEDIQGVIDRILAKESAAEAKAPSGNAPRGRAQALSDDVGHSSHDGDQEDLADRHALRRVAGLSTELEDVTEVEYRQLRLERVVLAGLWSEGTAADAENSLQELAALAETAGSEVLDGIIQRRLKPDPGTFLGSGKAQELKDIVMATGADTVIVDSELAPSQRRGLEDIVKVKVIDRTALILDIFAQHAKSREGKAQVELAQLEYLLPRLRGWGESMSRQAGGQVGSASAGMGSRGPGETKIELDRRKIRTRMAKLRREIAGMKPARETKRANRHRNEVPSVAIAGYTNAGKSSLLNRLTDAGVLVENALFATLDPTIRKAQTEDGIGYTLADTVGFVRSLPTQLVEAFRSTLEEVADADLILHVVDASHPDPEGQIAAVRTVLTDVDAREIPEIIVLNKADAADPFVLERLRQKERRHVVVSARTGQGIDELLQAISEGIPRPGVDLHLLVPYDRGDIVSRLHSSDTEILSVEHAEAGTRLHVMVREGLAAELEPFVTHE from the coding sequence ATGACGATCAACAATTCCCGTCCTGGCACGTCCGGTTCCGCCCAGCCCAACACGGAGCTGAGCCCGGAGGACATCCAGGGGGTCATTGACAGGATCCTCGCCAAGGAGAGCGCCGCGGAGGCCAAAGCGCCCAGCGGCAACGCCCCGCGGGGCAGGGCGCAGGCCCTGTCGGACGACGTCGGGCACTCATCGCACGACGGCGACCAGGAAGACCTGGCCGACCGGCACGCACTGCGGCGCGTAGCCGGTCTCTCGACCGAACTCGAAGACGTGACCGAGGTTGAATACCGGCAGCTGCGCCTGGAGCGCGTGGTGCTGGCGGGCCTGTGGAGCGAAGGAACGGCGGCCGACGCCGAGAACTCCCTGCAGGAACTCGCTGCCCTGGCCGAAACGGCGGGCTCGGAGGTGCTCGACGGCATCATCCAGCGGCGCCTGAAGCCGGACCCGGGAACCTTCCTGGGTTCGGGCAAGGCCCAGGAACTCAAAGACATCGTGATGGCCACCGGCGCCGACACGGTGATTGTGGACAGCGAACTGGCGCCGTCGCAGCGCCGCGGCCTCGAAGACATCGTCAAGGTCAAGGTCATCGACCGGACCGCCCTGATCCTGGACATCTTTGCCCAGCACGCCAAGTCCCGCGAGGGCAAGGCCCAGGTGGAGCTGGCACAGCTCGAATACCTGCTTCCGCGCCTGCGCGGCTGGGGTGAATCCATGTCCCGCCAGGCCGGCGGCCAGGTCGGCAGCGCCAGCGCCGGCATGGGCTCGCGCGGCCCCGGTGAAACCAAGATCGAACTGGACCGCCGGAAAATCCGCACCCGGATGGCAAAGCTGCGCCGTGAAATCGCGGGAATGAAGCCCGCCCGGGAAACGAAGCGCGCCAACCGGCACCGCAATGAAGTGCCCTCGGTGGCCATTGCCGGCTACACCAATGCCGGCAAGTCCTCGCTGCTGAACCGGTTGACGGACGCCGGCGTCCTGGTGGAGAACGCACTGTTCGCCACCCTGGACCCCACCATCCGCAAAGCCCAGACCGAAGACGGCATCGGCTACACGCTGGCGGACACCGTCGGTTTTGTCCGGTCGCTTCCCACCCAGCTGGTGGAGGCCTTCCGGTCAACGCTGGAGGAAGTCGCCGACGCGGATTTGATCCTGCACGTGGTGGACGCCTCGCATCCGGATCCCGAGGGCCAGATCGCTGCCGTCCGTACCGTCCTGACGGATGTGGACGCCCGCGAAATCCCGGAGATCATCGTCCTGAACAAGGCAGACGCTGCTGATCCGTTTGTCCTGGAACGGCTGCGCCAGAAGGAGCGGCGCCACGTTGTGGTGTCCGCCCGGACCGGCCAGGGCATCGACGAGCTGCTGCAGGCCATCTCCGAAGGCATTCCCCGGCCCGGCGTTGACCTGCACCTGCTGGTGCCGTACGACCGCGGTGACATTGTCTCCCGGCTGCACAGCTCGGACACGGAAATCCTTTCCGTGGAACACGCCGAGGCAGGAACCCGGCTGCACGTGATGGTCCGTGAGGGCCTGGCAGCTGAACTGGAGCCCTTCGTCACCCATGAGTAA
- the dapF gene encoding diaminopimelate epimerase: protein MSDSGFSASGLPASLAGLAFAKGHGTGNDFVLIADPDGERVVTAAEVAALCDRHRGIGADGLIRAVRSERLPEGRALLQSEPGAEWFMDYYNSDGSLSEMCGNGVRVFVHFLLAEGLARLEEGETLIIGTRAGIKTVTVADKGYAVDMGPWEFIHPDHAAAKAMDAVVNADGLEVPRPGLSVSMGNPHTVVALAELSELAATNLFTAPSVQPEPENGTNVEFVVPADPLVVDGVGLLTMRVHERGVGETLSCGTGACAAAVATRFWAGRDAPNEWAVTVPGGVLGVRFLTAEDGREHVELSGPAALVARGTLL, encoded by the coding sequence CTGTCCGATTCCGGGTTCTCCGCCTCCGGGCTGCCCGCGTCCCTGGCCGGCCTTGCCTTCGCGAAAGGCCACGGCACCGGCAATGACTTCGTGCTGATTGCCGATCCCGACGGGGAGCGCGTGGTCACCGCGGCTGAAGTTGCCGCCCTGTGCGACCGGCACCGCGGCATCGGCGCCGACGGCCTCATCCGCGCCGTGCGGTCCGAACGCCTGCCCGAGGGCCGCGCCCTGCTGCAGAGCGAACCCGGCGCCGAGTGGTTCATGGACTACTACAACTCGGACGGCAGTCTTTCGGAGATGTGCGGCAACGGTGTCCGGGTATTTGTCCACTTCCTGCTCGCCGAGGGCCTGGCCCGGCTTGAGGAAGGCGAAACCCTGATCATCGGCACGCGCGCCGGGATCAAGACCGTGACCGTCGCGGACAAGGGTTACGCCGTGGACATGGGGCCGTGGGAATTCATCCACCCCGACCACGCCGCAGCGAAGGCCATGGACGCCGTGGTCAACGCCGACGGGCTGGAGGTTCCACGCCCCGGCCTGTCCGTCAGCATGGGCAACCCGCACACGGTGGTTGCCCTGGCGGAACTGTCCGAACTTGCGGCCACGAATCTCTTCACCGCGCCCTCCGTGCAGCCCGAACCGGAAAACGGCACCAACGTGGAGTTCGTGGTGCCCGCCGATCCGCTGGTCGTGGACGGAGTGGGCCTGCTGACAATGCGCGTGCACGAACGGGGGGTGGGGGAGACCCTTTCCTGCGGCACAGGCGCCTGCGCCGCCGCCGTCGCAACCCGGTTCTGGGCCGGCCGCGATGCACCGAACGAATGGGCGGTCACGGTGCCCGGAGGTGTCCTCGGCGTCCGTTTCCTCACCGCCGAGGACGGCCGCGAACACGTGGAACTCAGCGGGCCGGCAGCCCTCGTGGCGCGCGGCACGCTGCTCTAG
- a CDS encoding ATP-dependent DNA helicase: MSKDTTGEVLDLLDTAVAGMGGQNRPGQHEMARQVTQAIDEGQHLLVQAGTGTGKSLAYLVPLIHHALDSTKPTLVSTATLALQSQIVGRDLPRLLKTLKPKLPREVDVALLKGRSNYVCLHKTGGGFPEEEDPAGALFTLGEDRAVGHPAPAPTSAMGREVVRLRDWAEETDTGDRDDLVPGVSDKAWRQVSVTSMECLGAQKCPVAAECFSERARAQAAVADVVITNHAMLAIAAFEGLAVLPDYDVVVIDEAHELQDRVTGAVTGQLSGTVISAAVTAARKHTSASVEELAQAGRAFDKSLEGIPSGLLASGLNEEQEQAVGRVREACRVALSDSKPEPGESADGGRQTARSRLMAVLEICERLVSAPSAGEVIWASRPSSFSPSGGYSPPDETAPATLSVAPLSVAGRLREGLFDGHTVVLTSATLAIGSEFGPVAGALGLLGPGAPSWTGTDVGSPFDYPRQGVLYVAKDLPKPERGTSPAQLDEIEALLNASNGGALGLFSSRRAAEDAADAMRTRVDFPILCQGESSMSSLVKQFSEEPDTCLFGTMSLWQGVDVPGAACRLVLIDRIPFPRPDDPLMTARTRAVAKAGGNGFMSVAATHAAVRLAQGAGRLIRAAGDRGVVAILDSRMATARYGGFLRAALPPFWSTTDRSVVLSVLGRLAEQSEAEEKASGARK, translated from the coding sequence ATGAGTAAAGACACCACCGGCGAAGTCCTGGATCTGCTGGACACCGCCGTAGCTGGCATGGGCGGCCAAAACCGCCCGGGCCAGCATGAAATGGCCCGCCAGGTCACGCAGGCCATCGACGAGGGCCAGCACCTGCTGGTGCAGGCGGGCACCGGCACCGGAAAGTCACTGGCATACCTGGTGCCGTTAATCCATCACGCACTGGACAGCACCAAGCCAACTCTGGTCTCCACCGCCACACTGGCCCTGCAGTCCCAAATCGTGGGCCGGGATCTGCCGCGACTGCTCAAGACGCTTAAGCCCAAGCTGCCGCGCGAGGTTGATGTTGCGCTGCTCAAGGGCCGCAGCAACTACGTGTGCCTGCACAAGACCGGCGGGGGATTTCCTGAAGAGGAGGATCCCGCCGGTGCCCTGTTCACACTGGGCGAGGACCGGGCCGTGGGCCACCCCGCACCGGCCCCCACCTCAGCCATGGGGCGGGAAGTGGTGCGCCTGCGCGACTGGGCTGAGGAGACCGACACCGGCGACCGCGATGACCTCGTGCCGGGAGTCAGCGACAAAGCATGGCGCCAGGTCTCCGTGACCTCCATGGAGTGCCTGGGGGCGCAGAAATGTCCGGTGGCCGCTGAGTGCTTCAGCGAACGGGCACGTGCCCAGGCTGCCGTAGCCGACGTCGTTATCACCAACCACGCGATGCTGGCCATCGCCGCGTTCGAGGGCCTGGCCGTGCTGCCGGACTATGACGTGGTGGTCATTGACGAGGCCCACGAGCTGCAGGACCGCGTCACCGGCGCCGTCACCGGCCAGCTCTCCGGAACGGTGATTTCCGCCGCCGTTACTGCGGCACGAAAGCACACCTCGGCCAGCGTCGAGGAACTGGCACAGGCCGGGAGGGCCTTCGACAAGTCCCTGGAAGGCATACCGTCCGGGCTGCTGGCCAGCGGACTGAACGAAGAACAGGAACAGGCGGTGGGCCGCGTCCGCGAGGCCTGCCGGGTGGCCCTGTCCGATTCCAAGCCCGAGCCCGGAGAGTCCGCCGACGGCGGGCGCCAAACCGCACGCTCACGGCTCATGGCCGTGCTGGAAATCTGCGAGCGGCTGGTCTCCGCCCCGTCGGCCGGCGAGGTGATCTGGGCTTCACGGCCCAGCTCCTTCTCGCCGTCGGGCGGTTATTCGCCGCCGGACGAGACCGCACCCGCCACCCTCAGCGTCGCACCGCTGTCCGTGGCCGGCAGGCTGCGCGAGGGTCTGTTTGACGGTCACACCGTGGTGCTGACGTCGGCGACCCTTGCCATCGGTTCCGAATTCGGGCCGGTTGCCGGCGCGCTGGGCCTGCTGGGCCCCGGCGCGCCGTCCTGGACGGGAACCGACGTCGGCAGCCCCTTCGACTATCCGCGGCAGGGTGTGCTGTACGTGGCGAAGGACCTGCCCAAACCGGAACGTGGCACCTCCCCGGCGCAGCTGGACGAAATCGAGGCGCTCCTGAACGCCTCCAACGGGGGAGCGCTCGGGCTGTTCTCCTCGCGCCGGGCAGCAGAAGACGCGGCCGATGCCATGCGGACCCGGGTGGATTTTCCGATCCTGTGCCAGGGCGAGTCTTCGATGTCATCGCTCGTGAAGCAGTTTTCCGAGGAACCGGACACCTGCCTGTTCGGCACCATGTCCCTGTGGCAGGGTGTTGACGTTCCCGGCGCCGCCTGCCGGCTGGTCCTGATCGACCGGATCCCGTTTCCGCGGCCCGATGATCCGCTGATGACCGCCAGGACCCGCGCGGTGGCCAAAGCCGGGGGCAACGGGTTCATGTCGGTCGCCGCGACCCACGCCGCCGTCCGGCTGGCCCAGGGGGCTGGGCGCTTGATCCGCGCAGCCGGCGACCGTGGCGTGGTGGCGATCCTGGACTCCCGGATGGCCACCGCACGCTACGGCGGCTTCCTGCGGGCCGCACTGCCGCCGTTCTGGTCCACGACGGACCGTTCAGTGGTCCTTTCGGTCCTGGGCCGCCTGGCCGAGCAGTCCGAAGCGGAGGAGAAAGCTTCCGGAGCCCGGAAGTAG
- a CDS encoding class I SAM-dependent methyltransferase translates to MGSDHYFSSQPSGPEVRRPLRVTLDGQERALVTSGGIFSPDAIDKGTVVLLDEVPAPSPAGNLLDVGCGWGPVALTMALKSPDARVYAVDVNERSLGLTRDNAAALGLDNVITSRPEEVDPELRFDTIWSNPPIRIGKDELHALLLLWLPRLAPEGTAWLVVQKNLGADSLQKWMAEQLGGGFSVSRHSTSKSFRILKVERKPGDS, encoded by the coding sequence ATGGGTTCAGACCATTACTTCAGTTCACAGCCCTCGGGCCCCGAGGTCCGCCGGCCGCTTCGAGTCACTCTCGACGGCCAGGAGCGCGCCCTCGTCACCTCCGGCGGGATTTTCAGTCCCGACGCCATCGACAAGGGAACCGTGGTCCTGCTGGACGAGGTTCCCGCTCCGTCCCCCGCCGGCAACCTGCTCGACGTCGGCTGCGGCTGGGGTCCGGTCGCCCTGACCATGGCGCTCAAGTCCCCGGACGCCCGGGTGTATGCCGTGGATGTCAACGAGCGGAGCCTGGGCCTCACCCGTGACAATGCCGCCGCCCTGGGCCTGGATAACGTCATCACGTCCCGGCCCGAAGAGGTGGATCCCGAGCTGCGCTTTGACACCATCTGGTCCAACCCGCCCATCCGCATCGGCAAGGACGAACTGCATGCCCTGCTGCTGCTGTGGCTGCCGCGGCTGGCTCCCGAAGGAACCGCGTGGCTGGTGGTACAGAAAAACCTGGGGGCCGACTCGCTGCAGAAGTGGATGGCCGAGCAGCTGGGCGGCGGCTTCTCCGTGTCCCGCCACAGCACTTCAAAGTCCTTCCGGATCCTCAAGGTGGAGCGCAAACCCGGCGACAGCTAG
- the hisB gene encoding imidazoleglycerol-phosphate dehydratase HisB, with translation MTVETTTGRTARLERATSESSVVVELDLDGTGQSNISTSVPFYDHMLTALAKHSLIDLTVQATGDTHIDVHHTVEDIAISIGEALKTALGNKAGIRRFGEATVPLDEALANAVVDISGRPYLVHSGEPAGQEYHLIGGHFTGSLTRHVFEAITLHAQICLHMRVLEGRDPHHIVEAQFKAFARALRAAVEPDPRVEGIPSTKGAL, from the coding sequence ATGACCGTGGAGACCACCACCGGCCGCACTGCACGTCTGGAACGGGCTACCAGCGAATCGTCAGTGGTTGTGGAACTGGACCTGGACGGCACCGGCCAGTCCAATATCAGCACTTCGGTGCCGTTCTACGACCACATGCTGACGGCGCTGGCCAAGCACTCCCTGATCGACCTCACCGTCCAGGCCACCGGGGACACCCACATCGATGTCCACCACACTGTGGAGGACATCGCCATCAGCATCGGCGAAGCATTGAAGACCGCGCTGGGAAACAAGGCAGGCATCCGCCGGTTCGGCGAGGCCACGGTTCCGCTGGACGAGGCGCTGGCCAACGCCGTCGTCGACATCTCCGGACGCCCCTACCTGGTGCACTCCGGTGAACCGGCCGGCCAGGAATACCACCTGATCGGCGGACACTTCACCGGTTCCCTGACCCGGCACGTGTTCGAGGCCATCACGCTCCACGCCCAGATCTGCCTGCACATGAGGGTGCTCGAAGGCCGCGACCCGCACCACATCGTGGAGGCACAGTTCAAGGCCTTTGCCCGGGCGCTGCGCGCTGCCGTCGAGCCGGATCCGCGGGTTGAGGGCATCCCTTCCACGAAGGGAGCGCTGTGA
- the miaA gene encoding tRNA (adenosine(37)-N6)-dimethylallyltransferase MiaA, whose protein sequence is MGVALALELGGEVINADAMQFYRGMDIGTAKISDAERRGVPHYLLDIMDVTEEASVSRFQEQARELIADIQSRGRYPILVGGSGLYVRAALDVLEFPGTDPVLRAELERDLETAGLETLRLRLREVDPVSADRLGDGRRVVRALEVHRLTGRPFSSFMPTREYFQPAIQLGLRVERTLLHERLAARVEKMVDQGLLAEVQELAGRGLREGRTAGRALGYAQFLRVLDGESTVPEAVEQTVVATRQFARRQLTWFRADPRITWLDWDDPELTARAAAAILEQ, encoded by the coding sequence CTGGGCGTGGCACTGGCCCTGGAACTGGGCGGCGAGGTGATCAACGCCGACGCCATGCAGTTCTACCGCGGGATGGACATCGGCACGGCCAAGATCAGCGATGCGGAGCGCCGCGGCGTTCCGCACTACCTGCTGGACATCATGGATGTCACCGAGGAGGCCAGCGTTTCCCGGTTCCAGGAACAGGCGCGCGAACTGATCGCCGATATCCAGTCGCGCGGGCGGTACCCCATCCTCGTGGGCGGATCGGGACTGTACGTCCGGGCAGCCCTGGACGTCCTGGAATTCCCCGGAACGGATCCGGTCCTGCGGGCCGAGCTTGAACGTGACCTCGAAACGGCGGGCCTGGAGACACTGCGCCTGCGGCTGCGCGAGGTGGATCCGGTGTCAGCGGACCGGCTCGGCGACGGACGCCGCGTGGTGCGGGCACTGGAAGTCCACCGGCTGACCGGGCGCCCGTTCAGCTCCTTCATGCCCACCCGCGAGTACTTCCAGCCCGCCATCCAGCTCGGCCTGCGCGTGGAGCGCACCCTGCTGCACGAGAGGCTGGCGGCGCGGGTGGAAAAAATGGTGGACCAGGGCCTGCTGGCCGAAGTCCAGGAGCTTGCCGGACGCGGCCTGCGCGAGGGGCGCACGGCCGGACGCGCCCTGGGCTACGCACAGTTCCTGCGGGTGCTCGACGGCGAGTCCACCGTCCCGGAAGCCGTGGAGCAGACAGTGGTGGCCACCCGGCAGTTTGCCCGGCGGCAGCTGACTTGGTTCCGGGCGGACCCGCGGATCACGTGGCTTGACTGGGATGACCCGGAACTGACCGCCCGCGCCGCCGCCGCTATCCTTGAACAGTGA
- the hisH gene encoding imidazole glycerol phosphate synthase subunit HisH — protein sequence MSSRNVTVLDYGSGNIRSAVRALEHVGANVTLSSKSEDVLNADGLLVPGVGAFAAVMQGLKDVDALRMIGRRVAGGRPVMGICVGLQVLFDEGVEHGVRTPGMGEWPGVVERLQAEVVPHMGWNTVQPPEGSALFAGIEEERFYFVHSYGVQKWDFDVTQPAMRAPQVTWAEHGGRFVAAVENGPLTATQFHPEKSGDAGAALLENWLKTLG from the coding sequence GTGAGTTCACGCAACGTCACCGTCCTGGACTACGGCTCGGGCAACATCCGCTCCGCCGTGCGTGCCCTGGAACACGTGGGCGCCAACGTCACCCTGAGCTCCAAGTCCGAGGACGTGCTGAACGCTGACGGTCTGCTGGTGCCCGGGGTGGGGGCCTTCGCCGCAGTGATGCAGGGGCTCAAAGACGTGGACGCCCTGCGGATGATCGGCCGCCGCGTGGCGGGCGGGCGCCCGGTAATGGGCATCTGCGTGGGACTGCAGGTCCTCTTCGATGAGGGCGTGGAGCACGGGGTCCGCACCCCCGGCATGGGGGAGTGGCCCGGCGTTGTCGAACGGCTTCAGGCTGAGGTTGTGCCGCACATGGGGTGGAACACAGTCCAGCCCCCGGAGGGCTCGGCGCTGTTTGCCGGCATCGAGGAGGAACGGTTCTATTTTGTGCACAGCTATGGCGTGCAGAAGTGGGACTTCGACGTCACCCAGCCCGCCATGCGCGCTCCCCAGGTCACCTGGGCCGAACACGGCGGCCGGTTTGTGGCCGCGGTGGAAAACGGGCCGCTGACGGCCACCCAGTTCCATCCGGAAAAGTCCGGTGACGCCGGCGCGGCGCTGCTGGAAAACTGGCTGAAGACGCTGGGCTAG
- a CDS encoding LysM peptidoglycan-binding domain-containing protein encodes MPAQTLSRPVSPLTPAAEAAAPAPFSGAAATAGGQAPGARLRLTRRGRLVFIGVPLMLTAAAALTVLGFFTAPAMASSGGPDVTRTLQVSVSPGESLWGLAEEFAPERDPRDVVADIIELNNLDDERVPAGVQLFIPVQS; translated from the coding sequence ATGCCAGCCCAAACTTTGTCCCGCCCAGTTTCTCCCCTCACGCCCGCTGCCGAAGCTGCAGCCCCTGCGCCGTTCAGCGGCGCCGCAGCAACCGCGGGCGGCCAAGCGCCGGGCGCCCGGCTTCGCCTGACGCGGCGGGGCCGGCTGGTGTTCATCGGCGTTCCGCTGATGCTCACCGCGGCTGCCGCCCTCACCGTCCTGGGATTCTTCACAGCTCCCGCCATGGCATCAAGCGGCGGACCGGATGTCACCCGGACCCTCCAGGTCAGCGTCAGCCCCGGTGAATCCCTCTGGGGCCTCGCCGAGGAATTCGCTCCGGAGCGCGATCCCCGGGACGTCGTGGCGGACATTATCGAGCTGAACAATCTCGACGACGAACGCGTTCCGGCCGGTGTGCAGCTTTTTATTCCGGTCCAGTCCTGA